One window from the genome of Euwallacea similis isolate ESF13 chromosome 36, ESF131.1, whole genome shotgun sequence encodes:
- the Rpb11 gene encoding DNA-directed RNA polymerase II subunit RPB11, whose amino-acid sequence MNAPPTFESFLLYEGEKKIIREQDTKVPNAAIFTINKEDHTLGNMIRNQLLKDPNVLFAGYKVPHPLEHKFVLRIQTTSDYSPQDALMHAITDLISELSLFEERFKEAIKEKKEGLD is encoded by the exons ATGAATGCCCCGCCAACTTTTGAGTCATTCCTTCTGTATGAAGGAGAGAAAAA AATAATTCGGGAACAGGACACTAAAGTTCCAAATGCTGCTATTTTTACTATCAATAAAGAAGATCACACCTTAGGAAACATGATCAGAAA CCAACTGTTAAAAGACCCTAATGTTTTATTTGCCGGGTATAAAGTACCTCATCCCCTGGAACATAAATTTGTCCTGCGAATACAAACTACTTCAGACTATTCACCTCAGGATGCACTTATGCATGCGATTACTGATTTGATCTCAgaattatcattatttgaagaaagattcaag gAAGCCATTAAAGAAAAGAAGGAAGGATTAGATTAA